The following are encoded together in the Pseudidiomarina andamanensis genome:
- the prfA gene encoding peptide chain release factor 1, translated as MNPSIIRKLEALLERYEEVQHLLSDPGIIADQDKFRGLSREYSQLEELVKCFTSYQQAQADEAAAQEMMQEDDAEMREMAKVELDEAKAKQEELEHELQILLLPKDPNDDRPCYLEIRAGAGGDEAAIFAGDLFRMYSRYAEQHGWRVSMVSCNEGEHGGFKEVIAHVSGDGAYGRFKFESGGHRVQRVPETESQGRVHTSACTVAVLPEVPDAEAIEINPADLRVDTFRASGAGGQHVNRTDSAIRITHIPTGFVVECQDERSQHKNRAKAMSVLQARLQQAEDEKRRLEEQSTRRSLVGSGDRSERIRTYNYPQGRISDHRINLTLYRLDEVLEGALDLILDAIVQEHHADQLAALAEGQ; from the coding sequence ATGAATCCTTCGATTATTCGAAAATTAGAAGCGCTACTTGAGCGTTATGAAGAAGTACAACACTTGTTAAGTGACCCAGGCATTATTGCGGACCAAGATAAGTTTCGGGGCTTGTCGCGTGAGTATTCTCAGCTGGAAGAGTTGGTGAAATGTTTTACCAGTTACCAGCAAGCGCAAGCTGATGAGGCGGCAGCGCAAGAAATGATGCAAGAAGACGACGCTGAAATGCGCGAAATGGCGAAAGTGGAATTAGATGAAGCGAAGGCGAAGCAAGAAGAGCTCGAGCATGAACTACAAATTCTCTTATTACCGAAAGATCCGAATGATGACCGTCCATGTTATCTCGAAATTCGTGCGGGTGCTGGTGGCGATGAAGCTGCTATTTTTGCAGGCGATTTATTCCGTATGTACAGCCGCTACGCCGAACAGCATGGTTGGCGTGTCAGCATGGTGAGCTGTAACGAAGGTGAACATGGCGGGTTTAAAGAAGTAATTGCGCATGTATCTGGTGATGGTGCGTATGGGCGCTTTAAATTCGAGTCAGGTGGTCACCGTGTGCAGCGTGTTCCTGAGACGGAATCACAAGGTCGTGTACACACCTCGGCTTGCACCGTTGCAGTGTTGCCAGAAGTACCTGATGCCGAAGCTATAGAAATTAATCCAGCTGATTTGCGCGTCGACACTTTCCGAGCTTCGGGTGCGGGTGGTCAGCACGTTAACCGAACGGACTCGGCGATTCGTATCACGCACATTCCAACAGGTTTTGTGGTGGAATGTCAGGACGAGCGTTCGCAGCACAAAAACCGAGCCAAAGCGATGTCGGTATTGCAAGCGCGCTTGCAACAGGCTGAAGATGAAAAACGTCGTCTCGAAGAGCAATCAACGCGTCGTAGTTTAGTTGGCAGTGGTGATCGTTCAGAGCGTATTCGCACCTACAATTATCCGCAAGGGCGAATCAGCGATCATCGTATCAACTTGACCTTGTATCGTTTAGATGAAGTTCTTGAAGGAGCGCTTGACCTTATTCTCGACGCTATTGTACAAGAGCATCATGCCGATCAGCTCGCTGCACTTGCTGAAGGTCAATGA
- the prmC gene encoding peptide chain release factor N(5)-glutamine methyltransferase, translating into MITTPMTLAEALRWATQQLTNSESAKLDAEVLLAHIVERDRTYLFTWSDRLLEPSEQERFAALIQQRQQGIPIAHLVGQREFWSLPLAVNDSTLIPRPDTEVLVEHALSLPLPVESAVLDLGTGTGAIALALKSSRPKWRVMAVDKMAEAVALAKQNAATLNLAVDVKQSDWFAAIEAQQKFDLIVSNPPYIDANDPHLELGDVRFEPKSALVAANQGLSDIETIITKATGYLKPRGWLLIEHGWTQGAAVRELMQSAQFNAVTSIRDYANLERVTVGQWSNANGQ; encoded by the coding sequence ATGATAACGACACCAATGACGCTTGCTGAAGCGTTGCGATGGGCAACGCAACAACTCACCAACAGCGAGAGCGCCAAGCTTGACGCCGAGGTGTTGTTAGCACATATCGTTGAGCGCGATCGTACCTACTTATTTACGTGGTCTGACCGATTGTTGGAACCGTCCGAGCAAGAGAGATTCGCGGCGCTTATTCAGCAACGTCAGCAAGGTATTCCGATCGCTCATTTAGTTGGGCAGCGTGAATTCTGGTCGTTACCATTAGCTGTCAACGATAGCACCTTAATTCCGCGCCCCGATACCGAAGTATTGGTCGAGCATGCCCTGAGCTTACCGTTACCTGTAGAGTCTGCAGTGCTTGATTTAGGCACTGGTACCGGTGCCATTGCGTTGGCATTAAAAAGTAGTCGTCCCAAGTGGCGAGTTATGGCAGTCGATAAAATGGCAGAAGCTGTTGCCTTAGCTAAACAAAATGCCGCTACTTTAAACCTTGCTGTTGACGTGAAGCAAAGTGATTGGTTTGCAGCAATTGAGGCGCAACAGAAATTTGATCTGATTGTTTCTAATCCTCCTTATATTGATGCGAATGATCCGCACCTTGAGTTAGGTGACGTAAGGTTTGAGCCGAAAAGTGCGTTGGTGGCGGCAAATCAAGGCTTGTCAGATATTGAAACAATTATCACTAAAGCAACAGGCTACTTAAAGCCGCGAGGTTGGCTGTTGATTGAACACGGTTGGACGCAGGGCGCTGCGGTTCGAGAACTCATGCAAAGCGCACAGTTTAATGCGGTTACGAGTATTCGAGATTATGCTAATCTTGAGCGCGTAACAGTCGGACAATGGAGTAATGCCAATGGCCAATGA
- a CDS encoding SirB2 family protein, with the protein MSFIALKHLHVTFVAISVVLFMLRFFWRSIGAGMANQKWVKVVPHIIDTALLLTIVGMLIHWQMWPWETPWLINKVIGLVGYILFGLVAMKASVSWLRYVGFVGALSWIMFLLHIAFSKQALI; encoded by the coding sequence ATGTCATTTATAGCTCTAAAACATCTCCATGTCACCTTTGTGGCCATAAGTGTGGTATTATTCATGCTTCGTTTTTTCTGGCGCAGTATTGGCGCCGGCATGGCGAACCAGAAGTGGGTAAAAGTAGTTCCACACATCATCGACACAGCATTGTTGCTGACCATTGTCGGTATGCTGATTCACTGGCAAATGTGGCCGTGGGAAACACCATGGTTGATTAATAAAGTGATTGGCTTAGTGGGCTATATTTTGTTTGGTTTGGTAGCGATGAAGGCTTCTGTTAGCTGGCTGCGTTATGTTGGTTTTGTGGGGGCGCTGAGCTGGATTATGTTTCTGCTGCACATCGCCTTCAGCAAACAAGCACTGATTTAA
- a CDS encoding SirB1 family protein, translated as MRFSYLEHVAHEILPTIEIVWEISRTFHSDSDQYVSDYYQQIREMTHKHEALTGIEKLQAVIHDFYFDLGFSDAPEPIVGAQRILLDRVISYRTGLPVSLALLLQETAAYAGIQTELVDFPGYPLLRFDFEQQSYFVDPLHGELLEGHQVQERFEDVTDDALEFSWDMFEAADQKTILMRYLTELKHAMIHDREFANALTVVHMLLAISPDDPYEIRDRGYVLEELDCQQAAVDDYQYFVEQCPDDPSAQLLRLQLETWAAPQHVLH; from the coding sequence ATGCGTTTTTCATACTTAGAACATGTTGCTCATGAAATTCTCCCAACTATTGAAATAGTGTGGGAGATTAGTCGTACCTTTCATTCTGATAGTGATCAGTACGTTAGTGATTATTATCAGCAGATTCGCGAAATGACACACAAACATGAAGCACTGACGGGTATTGAAAAACTGCAGGCAGTGATTCACGACTTTTATTTCGATTTAGGCTTTAGTGATGCGCCAGAGCCAATAGTTGGTGCGCAGCGAATTTTGCTCGACCGGGTGATTAGCTATCGTACCGGCTTGCCGGTTAGTTTGGCGCTGTTACTGCAAGAGACGGCAGCGTATGCGGGCATTCAGACCGAACTCGTGGATTTCCCTGGCTACCCGTTACTGCGTTTTGATTTTGAACAGCAAAGTTATTTTGTTGACCCACTGCATGGCGAGTTGCTTGAAGGTCATCAAGTGCAGGAACGCTTCGAGGATGTCACCGATGATGCACTTGAGTTTTCATGGGATATGTTCGAAGCAGCCGACCAGAAGACCATTCTGATGCGCTATTTGACTGAGCTCAAACATGCGATGATTCATGACCGCGAATTTGCCAATGCACTCACTGTTGTTCATATGTTGCTGGCGATTTCTCCGGATGATCCATACGAAATTCGTGATCGTGGTTATGTGTTAGAAGAGCTCGACTGCCAACAAGCAGCAGTTGACGATTACCAGTATTTTGTCGAACAATGCCCAGATGACCCAAGTGCACAGCTGCTGCGCTTGCAACTAGAAACGTGGGCGGCCCCCCAGCACGTCCTTCATTAA
- a CDS encoding DUF819 family protein yields the protein MESSALITNDGIIFGLLAVILGLIFYTQTSSNSFWQKFYKWVPALLLCYFIPSLLNTFGIVDGANTGIYPLVMDYLLPACLVLLTLSLDLKAILRLGPKLLILFLTGTVGIVIGGPIALLIVSAIFPEMLGGAGPDAVWRGMTTIAGSWIGGGANQAAMKEVYEVGGEIFSAMVTVDIIVANLWMAVLLYMAANNNAIDKRIGADTSAIESIKSRMEQYEAEHRRESKLPDLMFIVAVAFGVTGLSHWGADVIAPYIADHVPALKDFSLDKKFFWLIVIATTVGVALSFTPARKLEGVGASKYGSMFVYILVATIGLHMDVTAIVDVPKYFLIGAIWMIIHASLMLVVARLLKAPVFYMAVGSQANVGGAASAPVVASAFHPSLAPVGVLLAVFGYALGTYMAYICGQILRVIANG from the coding sequence GTGGAAAGCTCTGCATTGATTACCAATGACGGTATTATTTTTGGCTTGCTGGCCGTAATTCTCGGTCTTATTTTTTATACGCAAACCAGTTCAAATAGTTTTTGGCAAAAGTTTTATAAGTGGGTTCCAGCCTTATTACTTTGCTATTTTATTCCTTCGTTGCTCAACACTTTTGGCATTGTCGATGGCGCCAACACCGGAATCTATCCGCTGGTGATGGATTATCTACTGCCAGCCTGTTTGGTGTTGCTAACATTAAGTTTGGATTTGAAAGCCATTCTGCGACTCGGTCCAAAGCTACTTATTCTCTTTTTAACCGGTACTGTCGGTATTGTTATCGGCGGGCCGATTGCGCTGCTGATTGTTAGCGCTATTTTCCCTGAAATGCTCGGCGGTGCAGGCCCAGATGCCGTATGGCGCGGCATGACCACCATCGCGGGTAGCTGGATTGGCGGTGGTGCTAACCAAGCCGCAATGAAAGAAGTATATGAAGTTGGCGGTGAGATTTTCTCAGCAATGGTCACCGTTGACATTATTGTGGCGAACTTATGGATGGCTGTGTTGCTGTATATGGCGGCGAATAACAACGCCATCGATAAGCGAATTGGCGCGGACACTAGCGCGATTGAATCGATTAAAAGCCGGATGGAACAGTACGAAGCTGAACATCGTCGCGAATCAAAATTACCGGATTTGATGTTTATTGTGGCGGTTGCGTTTGGCGTGACTGGTTTGTCGCATTGGGGTGCCGACGTCATTGCACCGTATATTGCCGATCATGTTCCAGCGTTAAAAGACTTTAGTTTAGACAAGAAATTCTTCTGGTTGATCGTGATTGCAACCACGGTAGGCGTCGCGTTGTCGTTTACACCAGCACGCAAGCTTGAAGGCGTTGGCGCATCGAAATATGGCTCTATGTTTGTCTATATTTTGGTTGCAACCATTGGTTTGCATATGGACGTGACAGCCATTGTGGATGTGCCAAAATACTTCTTGATTGGTGCTATTTGGATGATTATTCACGCCAGCTTAATGTTGGTGGTCGCTCGTCTACTCAAAGCACCAGTATTCTATATGGCAGTAGGTAGCCAAGCGAATGTTGGTGGCGCAGCTTCGGCACCCGTTGTGGCTTCTGCGTTTCATCCATCATTGGCGCCGGTAGGCGTATTGTTGGCAGTGTTTGGTTATGCATTAGGCACCTACATGGCCTATATTTGTGGACAGATTTTGCGCGTCATTGCCAACGGCTAA
- the kdsA gene encoding 3-deoxy-8-phosphooctulonate synthase yields MNTQVIKVGDVQVGNHLPFVLFGGMNVLESRDLAMRIAEHYVEVTSRLGIPYVFKASFDKANRSSIHSYRGPGLDKGLEIFSEIKRTFNVPIITDVHEPHQAKPVAEVADIIQLPAFLARQTDLVVAMAETGAIINVKKPQFLAPHEMRHILKKFGEAGNHNVILCERGSCFGYNNLVVDMLGMDEMKQMAPVMFDATHALQRPGGREDSADGRRAQAAVLARSGMALGLAGLFIEAHPDPDQAKCDGPCALPLAKLEPYLQQMKAVDELVKGFTQLDTSN; encoded by the coding sequence ATTAACACCCAAGTAATTAAAGTAGGTGACGTGCAGGTGGGTAACCATCTGCCGTTTGTGCTATTTGGCGGAATGAATGTTCTAGAATCGCGCGATTTAGCCATGCGTATTGCGGAACATTACGTTGAAGTGACGTCACGCCTTGGTATCCCTTATGTCTTCAAGGCAAGCTTTGATAAGGCGAATCGGTCTTCGATTCATTCTTACCGTGGCCCGGGTCTTGATAAAGGCCTCGAAATTTTCTCCGAAATTAAGCGTACCTTTAATGTACCGATTATTACCGATGTACACGAGCCTCACCAAGCTAAGCCGGTCGCTGAAGTGGCGGATATTATTCAGCTACCAGCGTTTTTGGCGCGCCAAACAGATTTGGTCGTTGCGATGGCGGAAACCGGTGCGATTATCAACGTGAAGAAGCCGCAGTTCTTGGCACCACATGAAATGCGTCATATTTTGAAGAAGTTTGGTGAAGCGGGTAACCACAATGTTATTTTGTGTGAGCGGGGCAGCTGCTTTGGTTACAACAATCTTGTGGTTGATATGCTGGGTATGGATGAAATGAAACAAATGGCGCCAGTCATGTTTGACGCGACGCATGCCTTGCAACGTCCTGGCGGTCGTGAAGACTCTGCCGATGGCCGTCGTGCGCAAGCCGCTGTTCTTGCTCGTTCAGGCATGGCACTCGGTTTAGCTGGGTTGTTTATTGAAGCGCATCCTGATCCTGACCAAGCAAAATGTGATGGCCCATGTGCATTGCCGTTGGCAAAACTAGAGCCCTATCTGCAGCAAATGAAAGCGGTTGATGAATTGGTGAAAGGCTTTACGCAACTCGACACAAGCAATTAA
- a CDS encoding TetR/AcrR family transcriptional regulator has translation MAKRVSTKDKILNAAEALFAEHGFEQTSLRQITADAEVNLASVNYHFGSKKALIQAVMARYLEVLMPALDRELVQLVEQPQVTTRAVFDCFRGPLNELREVRKHGPTIFLSLLGYAYADIQGHLRRYTMDHFGDVMQRLLATLHLANPQLSPVDMFWRLHFVLGATVFAQVSGPALREIAAADFGEAIAADQVIDRLIPFLAGGVDAPTE, from the coding sequence ATGGCAAAACGAGTATCTACGAAAGATAAAATACTGAATGCTGCGGAGGCGCTGTTTGCCGAACATGGATTCGAGCAAACTTCATTGCGTCAAATTACCGCAGATGCAGAGGTAAACCTCGCTTCGGTTAACTACCACTTTGGCTCAAAGAAAGCATTGATTCAAGCGGTCATGGCGCGTTATCTCGAAGTTCTAATGCCCGCACTTGATCGTGAACTGGTGCAACTTGTTGAGCAACCGCAGGTGACCACGCGTGCGGTTTTTGATTGTTTTCGAGGGCCGTTAAATGAATTGCGCGAAGTTCGTAAGCACGGGCCGACGATATTTTTAAGTCTGCTTGGCTACGCCTACGCTGATATTCAAGGCCATCTGCGTCGCTATACTATGGATCATTTCGGCGATGTGATGCAGCGCTTGTTGGCAACGTTGCACCTAGCGAACCCGCAATTGAGTCCCGTTGATATGTTCTGGCGCTTGCACTTCGTGTTAGGTGCCACTGTGTTTGCTCAAGTATCAGGCCCTGCACTTCGCGAAATAGCTGCGGCAGATTTTGGTGAAGCTATTGCCGCTGACCAAGTGATTGACCGTTTGATTCCGTTTTTAGCTGGTGGGGTCGATGCACCCACCGAATAA